The segment TGACTACTACTAATGCTCAAGGTAGTTTTACCGCTGCCTTTACTGTCGATTCACAACCTTATGGATTAAAGACTATTACTGCTACAGGGCTTATCTCATGTGGAGTAGCAAAATCCATCTTTACTATCCCCATTCCACCAGGCAGTATCTCAGGTACTGTAACTACTTCAACCGGTATCCCAATAGCAGATGTAATAATTAGTATATGGAATGTCCAGAGTACCACCACTGATAAAGATGGTAGATATAAACTGCTTAATTTACCTGTAGGCAAATATGAAGTGCAGGCAAGACCAAAAGAAAGTGAGAAAGTTGAAATTAGAAAAGATGTGGTTGTAGAACCAGGAAAAGATACAGCTAATATTAACTTTACTATTGATTATATTCATAAACGATACTGTAAAGGGATTTATATCTCTTCAAGACATGGGACGAATTATACAGACTTTTTGCATGTACCTGAGAATTACGAGATATATGATTGGGGGTATTATGTTTATTTCAGTAGAAAGGCAAGGGATAATGGGACATTTATTGATAAACCAGGGAATAGATTAGTAATTCAAGTAAGACTTGATGGAAGATGGTATTCCAAAGCATATTATGATGCAGTTTATTGGGTTTTTGCAAGAAAACCAGTTGTAGAAAAGGAATACGAACTTGGTGGTAATAATCATATTTATATTAATGAAAAAGTATATGGGAAAACAACTCGTACTTACTACCTTTATCCCTCTGAGCCTAAATATGAACTATTCAAATGGCATCATACAGTTCATGAGGCAAAAAATGCCTGGGATGGAGGCTCTTGTATTGATAAGGAGAATAACAGACTGATAATCAATGTAAGATATGAAGGGAAAACAATAGTATTTCACTGGTTGTGGTGGCATTTTGTGTGGGAAAGACCAGCATATTTTTCTGCTACCTATTATGTTTATGGGAAGAAGGAAGTTGGCAAAGGAGAATATAAGAAAGAGGAAATAGTAAGGATACCTGTTAAATTTGTTGAGGCAACTTCAACAACATCTCCTAAAAAATCTAATTCACTTATTATGTTAATGCCAGATAGTCCAACTCGTAATCTACGGTTAAATACATTAGAAGAAAAACCTAAGGTTGCTATCATGGTTAAAGATGTAGAGGAAGAATTGACCACGGTTAGATTAAAATTAGCTTTTAATCCAGATAAGATACAGGTAGAAAATGTTGGTACCCCTACCTTTGAAGATACTACGACAAAGGTTCATTTACAAAAAGATATTGATAATCAAGCAGGTAAAATAGATATAGGAATGGTA is part of the bacterium genome and harbors:
- a CDS encoding carboxypeptidase-like regulatory domain-containing protein gives rise to the protein TTTNAQGSFTAAFTVDSQPYGLKTITATGLISCGVAKSIFTIPIPPGSISGTVTTSTGIPIADVIISIWNVQSTTTDKDGRYKLLNLPVGKYEVQARPKESEKVEIRKDVVVEPGKDTANINFTIDYIHKRYCKGIYISSRHGTNYTDFLHVPENYEIYDWGYYVYFSRKARDNGTFIDKPGNRLVIQVRLDGRWYSKAYYDAVYWVFARKPVVEKEYELGGNNHIYINEKVYGKTTRTYYLYPSEPKYELFKWHHTVHEAKNAWDGGSCIDKENNRLIINVRYEGKTIVFHWLWWHFVWERPAYFSATYYVYGKKEVGKGEYKKEEIVRIPVKFVEATSTTSPKKSNSLIMLMPDSPTRNLRLNTLEEKPKVAIMVKDVEEELTTVRLKLAFNPDKIQVENVGTPTFEDTTTKVHLQKDIDNQAGKIDIGMVIVDEDDVYREEKGTISDKIFSNNQSRLLLEDDEEKEEENIAPLAYLIIDIPQKSRASSYQRTLEQIMNCISIDDVELKDADENVIEVKIDERNITKVQPELNLDKVYCYPNPTRDEITFAKLTKDFRVKIFNIAGELVYGEREHTADGSAQWTWKCINNAGEKVASGIYIYILQDPVSGSMKRGKLGVVR